The following are from one region of the Coffea eugenioides isolate CCC68of chromosome 2, Ceug_1.0, whole genome shotgun sequence genome:
- the LOC113762910 gene encoding calreticulin-like: MQWQTSRKSDGVKSGTLFDNVLVSDDLEYAKKLAEETWGKHKDAEKAAFDEAEKKREEEEAKDDPVDSDAEEGDDDDAADEADSDDADAKSETKEDVTAAAEENVKDEL; the protein is encoded by the exons ATGCAATGGCAGACTTCAAGGAAAAGCGATGGT GTGAAATCTGGAACTCTATTTGACAATGTATTGGTATCTGATGATCTTGAATATGCTAAGAAGTTGGCTGAAGAGACATGGGGCAAGCATAAGGAT GCTGAAAAAGCTGCTTTTGATGAGgcagaaaagaagagagaggaggag GAAGCAAAGGATGACCCAGTCGATTCTGAT GCTGAGGAAGGCGATGATGATGATGCTGCTGATGAAGCAGATAGTGATGATGCAGACGCCAAATCAGAAACAAAGGAAGATGTTACTGCCGCAGCTGAGGAAAATGTTAAA GACGAGCTGTAG
- the LOC113760952 gene encoding premnaspirodiene oxygenase-like produces MELPFNFFAFSLFLAFVLTLIKGIKRSKEPQKLPPSPWKLPIIGHMHHLIGSPPHHALRKLAQNYGPLMHIQLGEMSSIVVTSPGLAKEIMKTHDLAFADRGEFLSGKIICYNCSDIACCRYGDYWRQMRKICTLELLSAKSVRSFASVRQDEALHLISSIKVLAGAREPIDFTEKVSSYTSSVVCRAAFGKVSKDDHVAFLQLLKEVTRLTSAFDISDLFPSFKILHFLLSAETKLLNIHHKVDKVLDKIINQHLENLSERKTSTGEYGHEDLIDVLLRVQGSDELQFPITNNNIKAVIINIFAAGNETSSVTLDWAMSEMIRNPGVMAKAQSEIRNAFRGKNSIEETDIQQLQYLKLVIKETLRLHPPAPLLLPRECRVACEIDGYIIPARTRVLVNAWAIGRDPEYWDDPECFKPERFANSSIDFNGTHFEYLPFGAGRRICAGISFGLANVELPLALLLYHFDWNLPSGLNSSDLDMKETVGIATSRSDNLCLKATLYDP; encoded by the exons ATGGAACTTCCTTTCAACTTCTTTGCTTTCTCTCTGTTCTTAGCCTTTGTTTTAACTTTGATCAAGGGAATCAAGAGATCAAAAGAACCCCAGAAACTACCACCATCTCCTTGGAAACTACCTATTATTGGTCATATGCATCATTTAATAGGCTCCCCACCACATCATGCTCTCAGAAAATTAGCTCAAAATTATGGACCCCTAATGCACATTCAGCTGGGTGAAATGTCTTCGATTGTGGTAACTTCACCGGGTTTGGCGAAGGAGATCATGAAAACTCATGATCTTGCCTTTGCAGACCGCGGAGAATTTCTATCTGGAAAGATCATATGCTACAATTGTTCAGACATCGCTTGCTGTCGATATGGTGACTACTGGAGACAAATGCGTAAAATATGCACCTTGGAACTCCTTAGTGCTAAAAGTGTCCGATCATTTGCCTCTGTTCGCCAAGATGAGGCTTTGCATCTGATATCATCGATTAAGGTTCTTGCTGGTGCTCGAGAACCAATCGATTTTACAGAAAAAGTGTCCTCATACACCAGTTCCGTGGTTTGCAGAGCAGCATTTGGGAAAGTAAGCAAAGATGATCATGTTGCATTCTTACAGCTACTCAAAGAAGTAACTCGCCTAACAAGTGCCTTCGATATTTCTGATCTGTTTCCATCATTCaagattcttcattttctcCTTTCAGCGGAAACTAAACTTCTTAACATCCACCACAAGGTAGATAAAGTTTTGGATAAGATAATCAATCAGCATCTTGAAAACCTATCAGAAAGAAAAACATCCACAGGTGAATACGGCCATGAAGATTTAATTGACGTCCTATTAcgagttcaaggaagtgatgaACTCCAATTTCCAATTACCAACAACAATATCAAAGCTGTTATTATT AATATATTTGCAGCAGGGAATGAGACTTCATCCGTAACACTGGACTGGGCGATGTCCGAAATGATTAGAAATCCAGGTGTGATGGCTAAGGCACAGAGTGAAATAAGGAATGCTTTCAGAGGAAAAAACTCAATTGAAGAAACTGATATTCAACAACTGCAATACCTAAAGTTAGTGATTAAAGAAACTCTGAGGCTACACCCTCCTGCCCCTTTGTTGCTTCCAAGAGAGTGTAGGGTGGCatgtgaaattgatggatacATCATCCCTGCCAGAACAAGAGTGTTGGTCAATGCCTGGGCAATTGGAAGAGACCCCGAGTATTGGGATGATCCAGAATGTTTCAAACCAGAGAGATTTGCAAACAGTTCCATTGATTTCAATGGAACTCACTTTGAGTATCTTCCATTTGGTGCAGGAAGGAGAATTTGTGCAGGGATTTCATTTGGTTTGGCCAATGTTGAGCTTCCTTTAGCTCTTTTGCTCTATCATTTCGATTGGAATCTCCCAAGTGGCCTCAATTCCAGTGATTTAGACATGAAAGAGACTGTTGGAATAGCTACATCAAGATCAGACAATCTTTGCTTGAAGGCCACTTTATATGATCCATGA